From the genome of Methylocystis heyeri:
GTGTTCGGGAATCGCGTTACACTTTCCACCGAGGCTGATATCCCCTCCCGGCCGGATGAGAATGTCGTGAGCTACCGCATCTTTCGCGCCGCCCTGCTCGCAATCGTCGACGCCTGGGATCCCGTCCATGCGAGGGCGATGTCACACCCGCTCGTTCGAACATATGGGGGCGGCATATTTTTCGGGCCTGCCTGGATGAAATATCTCTGTCCCTGGCTCGCCGAAATGATCACGCCGCCTTCGACCGTCCTGGCCGAGCGTCTACCGAACGGAGGCCTCTTGATGACCGCGACGACCGAAACCTTCGATGTCGATAATCCCGCGCATATGGCCGCCGCCAAAGACATGGCGAAGGCCATGGCACCTCTCGACAGGCTGCCCTGGCCATCCGGCAGATGAGCGGACATCAGACGCTAGAGCGCATTCTCTAGGGTAGAACTCATTTCCGAGAACGCCGCCCGCTCTCGGAAAACTTCTCGCTCCAGCGCGCGCTTCGCCTGGAATGGCGCCGTTCGAGCGGCCGCGTCAGAGCGGATCGACAACGACGTAATAGACCCCGTTGTTGCCATATCTCGGCGCGAGCCAGGAGCCGTTGCAGACATAATAGGAGTCGCCGCCGACATCCCGCGGAACGCATGCGGGAGGGAGCGTGGCGAGCGTCGCGCCGACCGCAAGGGCGGCGGCCGCCGCGCCGACAGCCGCCCCGGCTGCGACCGCGCCGCAGTTGTAGCAGCCCCCTGCGTAATAGCTGTTGACGACGGTGGGGCCATGATAGCCGTAGCCGCCGACGACAGCTCCCCCGTGGTAGCCGTCCGAATGCCAGGTGCCGCCGTTGCCGTTGACGCCGCCCGCATGCCAGGCGCCGCCCTCTCCGGCTTCGCCGGCTGCATGCCAGCTTTCGCCTCCGGCGGTCGTGCCCCCGGCATGGTAGGCTCCGTCATCGCCGCCGGCATGCCATGTGCCGCCGTCGCGGGTCTCGCCGCCGGCGTGGAAGCCGCCTTCGGGTCCGCGAGCCGCGGCGAAACCGCCGCCTCCGAAGCTGCGGCCTCCAAAGCCGCCGCCGCCGAACCCGCCGCGAAAGGCGAGCGCCGGCGTGATCGCAGCGGCGGCCATCGCGACGACGGAAATGGAAATGAAGAGCTTCTTCATATCGGCTGCCTCATGACGTTAGCGCTTGACGGAATGAGCTTCACCCGGCTTTTCGAACTTGATGCGTCCGGCTTTCGCGGAGCCCGGGGCGCGCGCGAAATTGAGCTTCGCGGCGCCGAGGCGCCAATTTGAAAACTCGATCATG
Proteins encoded in this window:
- a CDS encoding Imm52 family immunity protein, coding for MTRPPIGIEIKGKSKDFFIGADWEARAETPDNLAARFLRMIDALKEIDPVFSLWTCGARRPEKLEEVRDRYAAEVAAGVARDEWTNKPCPEEGYSFGAFTRNTPKARSFSVLCRTGSQLRNVFGNRVTLSTEADIPSRPDENVVSYRIFRAALLAIVDAWDPVHARAMSHPLVRTYGGGIFFGPAWMKYLCPWLAEMITPPSTVLAERLPNGGLLMTATTETFDVDNPAHMAAAKDMAKAMAPLDRLPWPSGR